The following DNA comes from Candidatus Nitrosotalea okcheonensis.
TTTTGCACTGGTTTTAAATAAATCTAGGGTGACCTATTTCAAAAATGACACGCATGGAGCATTTTCCATTGGAACACAGAGAACTGTTCCTAGATATAGCATGGCATAAAAGACCACTCCTGCAGCGATTCCCATAGAAACCCACCACATTCTTATCTTCATATTTTCGATTAGTTTTTCTGTTGCTAATAAACCTAACCTTGATTTTCAGAAAATAATTGGTAAAATGTTACAACCTGATCTAAAGATTTACTGGATTGTAACACTGGATCATTTCACAAAACTATCTTATATGACATGTTGATAACCTTACTACATGAATGCTGCAAGAATAGTAAAAGTAAAAGAACCACTTGAAATCCAGTCTCTTGAAACTCCAAAACCTCGCGGTTCCCAAGTTCTCATTAAAGTAGAATCAGCCGGCGTATGTCACAGTGACATACACCTGTGGGATGGCGGATATGAGGGTCCTGCCGGTTCATTCATGAAAACAACTGATAGGGGTGTAAAGTATCCATTGACTCCTGGACATGAGGTAGCTGGAATAGTGGAGAGTATGGGTGAGGATGTAGAAGGATTTGTAAAGAATGAAAAAGTTTTGGTGTTTCCTTGGATAGGAGAAGGTCTGTGTCCAGCTTGCAGAGTTGGCGAGGAAAACCTTTGTGACAAGCCTAGATCCTTGGGTGTTTACAATGATGGCGGTTATGCCGAATATGTTCTTGTTCCACATTACAGATATCTGGCAAAAATAAATGACATGGATACAGATGTATGTGCTCCTCTGTCTTGTTCTGCTCTTACTGCTTATGGTGCAATCAAGACTGCTAAATTAAACCCTGGTGATAATGTGGTAGTTGTAGGTGCTGGAGGTCTTGGATTGATGGGTATACAGTTGGCCAAAGCCATCAGCGGCGCAAGAATAATTTCATTAGATGTTAATGATGATAAATTAAAAATTGCAAAACAAAGCGGAGCAGACTTTACTATCAATTCCGCCAAGGAAGATCCTGTAAAAGCCATAATGGAATTAACAGGCAACTTGGGAGCTGATGCTGTAATTGATTTTGTTAATGCTACAAAATCAGTAGAAACTGATATGCAGATACTCAGGCGTAGAGCACGTGTTGTTCTTGTAGGACTCTTTGGTGGCTCTCTACAACTAAATCTTGTAACAATGCCTACTAGGGCATACAAGCTCATGGGTTCATACACCGGTTCTATGACTGATATGATAGAATTGATTTCGCTTGCTCGCAGAGAAATAATAAAGCCTGTGATCTCAAACAGATTCAAACTCAACCAAGCTACGGAAGCGCTAACGATGCTCAAAGAAGGAAAGATAATCGGCAGGGGAATTATTAATCCATAAACTCTCTGATTGTAAGGTTCTGTCGGGTTGTCGGGCGATAAATAATTTGGACATCATTTCTTCCCTACAATCAACTTGCTTCCATCGACTCGCAGGATTAGTGGCGTGTCCACGTTCCCGTTCACCGCTTCAATTGGAAACCCTCGAGGATGGCAAAACCTACTCCACCCCTTGTAAGCAATATTCATGGATGCAATTACATCCCTGTCCATCGTTCTCTTACAATTAATGCACAACAATTTTCTTCGTTGAAACTTGTCCTCTTGGAGTCTATCTCCGCATATTGGACAGAGTTGGCTTGTGCGTTTAGGATCTATGAATTCAACAGGAATCCTTTCCCATTCTGCCTTGTATGCAATCTGCCTTTGCAGTTCATAGAACTACCATGAGTTTAATTTTCTGCGATACTTGTTTCCCTGACCGTTTCCCTTTCTGTATAACTTCCTGATTCCTTTCAAATCTTCCATAACTATGATTGATTTTGATTCTACGGCTCTTTGTACGATGTCCTTTGATATTTTGTGTAAATGCTGTTGTATTCTCCTGCTTTTGCGATTACCTAATCTTTGTTGGTATGATTTCTTCACTCTTACATCAAGTCTCTTGAAAGATGATATCACATGAGATGTGTTTTCTTTTATTGATAGTAACTTGTTGGTCTTGTACATTATTGATTTTTCTCCATCAAACGTTGTGATGTTTCTGAGGTTTCTGTCTATACCAATAACGTTTTGTGGAATGATTTGCTCAATAGTTTTTCTTACTGAGATTGAGATAGAGTTTGGTGTTATCGTGAATGAACGTGGTTCTACATTTTCTAGTTGTGATATTGTATGATTGTTTAGTTTGACCAAAAACTTGTCGCCATGGTACATTGGAATTGACAGCAATGCACCAATTATCTTGAAACCATAGCAAGAAACTAGATATGGTTTTGATACATATGGAGATTTTGAAGTTCTTCCCTTCTTGATGTCTTTTTTCATCAATGCCAACCTTCCAGATGCCTGAGATATTGCAGTTAACTTGTAATATGATAGTATTTTGTAATTGCTCAGTTCCTTGTATGATAACATTGATAGTCTTTTCATGGTTGAACAATTGTTTGCTATTCCAATTCTGATACAATCATTTACCATTTGCCTGAATGTTTCCATCATGTACAAAAGTTCATGTGGTGATTGGTATGTTGTTTTATACATTTGGTTGCCAATGATGTCCTACATAGTTGTTTTTGACGGTATTTATCGTTTGTATGTCACTCGACAACCCGACAGAACCGATTGTAACAAAAAGTAATACAGGCACACTAAAAGTTGGCATTTGTCCAGTTGAGTTAAGATTAATACTGGATTGCAAAAGATTTTCTTCATGTGGCCCTTGTAGTACAGTGGCGAGTATAGGGGACTGTGGATCCCCGGACAGGGGTTCGATTCCCCTCAAGGGCCCTCCTCACCTTTTAGTTTAATTCCCTTACTCCCCGTCTTTATGGTGTGAATGGCCAAGGAATTGTAGGAAGATAGCTTCGGAGAAATCAAAATGTTCCACTAATATCGAACTTTTGTAGTGGACTCGCGGGGAAAGCTTTTTGCCTTGGAGCTCGTAGATAGTTGAAATAATGAATGAGCAATTTCAGGATGGGTTAAGACAATTATTGGTTGAAATCGGCGCGGCAGCAGGAACTGTGCATATGTGCGAGGGTCAAGGTCTACGTCTTGCAGCTGCGATAAATATCCCTGATGCGGTAAAGGAAGCTATGAACTGGATTCCGTCCGGGAAAGGGATGGCCGGTTTGGCGTTAGAGCAAGGAAAACCGATAAAGACCTGCAATCTCAAAGACGACCGTTCCGGTAACGTGCGTCCCGGAGCAAGAGCGGTGGATGCAAAGGCGGCAGTTGCCATTCCGATCAGAGATCATGATGATGCAATCGTGGCTGTTTTGGGGGTGGCCTTTGCTGACGAAAGGGAGATTGGCGACAGCGAACTGCAGGAACTGGAAAATCGAGCTGAAGAATTATTGCCACATTTGAAAAGTAAAAGTCACGAGGATAAATCATGAATTATGACACGTGATTATCTTGCCAAAAGGAGAGGGAATCAAACTATTTGCACTAACCCATCAAGGGCCCGTCTAATACTTTTTTGACGGAAATTATGGCCGAAAATTAAACTAACTGAATAACTCTCCCAACGAGTCTTATTGGATTGGAATTTTAGGTTTTAGACTTATGAGAAGTTCATAGATCGCACGGTCATCTTATGATGACATCATGTCCATAAAATTCATGCAATGAACCGTATCTATTTTTTAATTTTTCAAGATTTTTTTCAGAGAAAAACTTCTCATTGTATACTCCAAATGACTTCTTGCATTGATTACAAAATATCTCCCTCAAATCCATCACCTATTCTTTCTATTCATCATCAAAAAGTGTAGCCACATTTGCCTTTCCAGTTAATCCTGAAATAATTATAATTGCCATTGAAGTCCAGATTTTTTCAAAAATGTTCTTATCTTTGTTTCTCACAGGTTATCCCAATGGTTTTAGAATCTGTCATTATGTAATTCATAATTGGAATCGGTTTAGTGAATTGAATTATCTTTTTTGGCAAATTATCCACAGTAGTATTGAACGTAATTTGTCTTAAAGTTTCTGGCACTCCGAACAAGACATTTTCACTTGTCAAAATTTTCGATGAATCATTTATAATCTGTGATTCTGACTTTCTTGACCGAATCTCACTAACAATGTATGCGCAAAATACCACTAGAGATTCATGAGTGTTTAACTTTAAATTTCTTGAGAGTTTGTCTTTGACCATTTCTATTACGTTGAGAAAAATTGCTTCGTCTTCATCTTTGAATTCAAAAAGTTTGGTAGAAGGAGGAATGTCTGGCTCCCCTTCTACCATAACTTCGATTCTAATCAATTTCTTTTTGGAATCTGGGCTTTGGGTTTGCCAAAGCTGTACGTGTTGCCAGTACCGCGATAAGGTTTTGGTCTTACAGGTTTACCTTCAGTCTCTCCCTTCTTTGTCAGGGATAGTCCTGCTAAGAGCTCAACTATCAAGCGGTTTGCAAGTCCTGAAGTAATTCCACCGTTGTATGAACTACCATCACTTACATCATAGTTGGGAGCTACTTCGACCAAGTCGAAAGCAAACTTGTCTGGATCAAACGAGGTTGAAAGCAATCTCATCAATCTCATACCTTCTCTGGATGTAAGCCCGTTTGGTTCAGGTTCTCCAGTTCCTGGAGCATATGCTGGGTCAAACGTATCAATATCCCAGCTAATGTATACTGCATCGACGTTGTCATTAGCTCTGTCTGCAGCTTCTTTGGCAATCCTATCTATGCCTAATTCTTCTACATCTAGCATAGTAAACCATTGAAAGTCTTGATCTGCCATCCATTTGTATAGATCTGGACCTGGCCAGTATCCACGAGGTCCAATTAGGGTGTAATTCTTTCCTTTCAGGCACCCTAATTCCATTATTCTTCGAATATGTGCTCCATGGTCATACTTGAAACCACATAGACCCTGTGGTGCACAGTCTGCATGTGTATCAATGTGGATCATTCCTATGTTCTTGTATTTCTTTGCAAAGGCTCGTACATTTGCAAAGGTGATGGAATGATCACCACCAAGCATGACAGGAATGCCATCAATGTCTAATACTTCTTTGACTTTGTCAGTCATTCTTCTGTGGGATTCAACCACATCACCTGGTGAAATATTTACATCTCCATAATCAACCGTTTTAAAAACCCCAAATGGATCAACACCTGTTTCAATGTTGAAATGCTCATACGGCGGAGATGGCACTGTAGATGCAGCTCGTATGGCTCTAGGTCCGTATCTAGCACCTGGTCTGATTGTTGTACCAAAATCAAAAGGTTCTCCTATTATTGCTACATCTGGACGGACTTTTTCCAGTTCTGCCTTATTTCTGAGCAAAGGCAATTTCAAGAACGTAGGTATTCCCACAAAAATTGGTTCGTCATTGCCCTTGTATGATTCTCCGTAGAATTCCATACCCATATTAATCACTTTAGTATTACATTACTATATACTTAAATTTGTCTAAGTAATCTACGTTTTCGAATTAGTTCTGCAGTCGAACTTTTTTGTACTGGATTCATAAATTGTGAAAAGAGTTCCGTAATCTACGTGTTAAATCAGAAGAAAAATGATCAAAAAATTACCTCAAGCAAACAATGTACTACAGATCAAAATTTACCTGCAAAAATTGTTCATGTAAATAAAATTTTAAATATGCTGGAATTAATAATAGGGGGATGGATTTAAGTGGGGTTTATGGAATGTTTGCTGCAATATTGGTTGCAGCCGGATTCTTCTTGTTTGTAGGCACAATTGGAATAAAAGGTGACAAAAAAGAAGACGATTTACACAAGGTAGAATCTGAAGAATCTTAATTTTCTCTATTTATTTTTTAATAAATACTAATTTAAATCACTATGTGTTATCACATAACATGATATTTCACTGGTTTAAGAAGAATAGATCCGAAATTCCTCCAGTAGAATACAAGAAAGTTTCAAGAAAAGAAGCTTCAGA
Coding sequences within:
- a CDS encoding IS200/IS605 family accessory protein TnpB-related protein; protein product: MYKTTYQSPHELLYMMETFRQMVNDCIRIGIANNCSTMKRLSMLSYKELSNYKILSYYKLTAISQASGRLALMKKDIKKGRTSKSPYVSKPYLVSCYGFKIIGALLSIPMYHGDKFLVKLNNHTISQLENVEPRSFTITPNSISISVRKTIEQIIPQNVIGIDRNLRNITTFDGEKSIMYKTNKLLSIKENTSHVISSFKRLDVRVKKSYQQRLGNRKSRRIQQHLHKISKDIVQRAVESKSIIVMEDLKGIRKLYRKGNGQGNKYRRKLNSW
- a CDS encoding zinc ribbon domain-containing protein, with the translated sequence MQRQIAYKAEWERIPVEFIDPKRTSQLCPICGDRLQEDKFQRRKLLCINCKRTMDRDVIASMNIAYKGWSRFCHPRGFPIEAVNGNVDTPLILRVDGSKLIVGKK
- a CDS encoding alcohol dehydrogenase; the protein is MNAARIVKVKEPLEIQSLETPKPRGSQVLIKVESAGVCHSDIHLWDGGYEGPAGSFMKTTDRGVKYPLTPGHEVAGIVESMGEDVEGFVKNEKVLVFPWIGEGLCPACRVGEENLCDKPRSLGVYNDGGYAEYVLVPHYRYLAKINDMDTDVCAPLSCSALTAYGAIKTAKLNPGDNVVVVGAGGLGLMGIQLAKAISGARIISLDVNDDKLKIAKQSGADFTINSAKEDPVKAIMELTGNLGADAVIDFVNATKSVETDMQILRRRARVVLVGLFGGSLQLNLVTMPTRAYKLMGSYTGSMTDMIELISLARREIIKPVISNRFKLNQATEALTMLKEGKIIGRGIINP
- a CDS encoding GAF domain-containing protein is translated as MNEQFQDGLRQLLVEIGAAAGTVHMCEGQGLRLAAAINIPDAVKEAMNWIPSGKGMAGLALEQGKPIKTCNLKDDRSGNVRPGARAVDAKAAVAIPIRDHDDAIVAVLGVAFADEREIGDSELQELENRAEELLPHLKSKSHEDKS
- a CDS encoding urease subunit gamma — protein: MVEGEPDIPPSTKLFEFKDEDEAIFLNVIEMVKDKLSRNLKLNTHESLVVFCAYIVSEIRSRKSESQIINDSSKILTSENVLFGVPETLRQITFNTTVDNLPKKIIQFTKPIPIMNYIMTDSKTIGITCEKQR
- a CDS encoding agmatinase family protein translates to MEFYGESYKGNDEPIFVGIPTFLKLPLLRNKAELEKVRPDVAIIGEPFDFGTTIRPGARYGPRAIRAASTVPSPPYEHFNIETGVDPFGVFKTVDYGDVNISPGDVVESHRRMTDKVKEVLDIDGIPVMLGGDHSITFANVRAFAKKYKNIGMIHIDTHADCAPQGLCGFKYDHGAHIRRIMELGCLKGKNYTLIGPRGYWPGPDLYKWMADQDFQWFTMLDVEELGIDRIAKEAADRANDNVDAVYISWDIDTFDPAYAPGTGEPEPNGLTSREGMRLMRLLSTSFDPDKFAFDLVEVAPNYDVSDGSSYNGGITSGLANRLIVELLAGLSLTKKGETEGKPVRPKPYRGTGNTYSFGKPKAQIPKRN